The Methanosphaera sp. BMS genome contains a region encoding:
- a CDS encoding formylmethanofuran dehydrogenase subunit B yields the protein MEHKPITDYDEEVRHCCCSYCGNNCDDITYLLKDKKIVGVRHACRLGASKIINDQDQRLLNPMIRNTDGILEETTWDIALDKVATLLYNSQRPVLYGWGETSVEAIKEGISLAESTGSVIDNQSTICHGTSIQAFQNVGHPVMTLGEVKNRADVIIYIGTNPMDDHPRHLSRYTTFAQGYFRPNGRDDRTVITLDPKYTNTAKVSDEWIQFNMNEDYELFNAMRMVLKGNKLDVDEVAGVKKEKIYELIDIMKNAECGSLFFGLGLSQTLAKQRNVDILIQLIEDLNRYTKWAMLPMRGFFNVNGFNIAMTTQTGYPYGVDFSRGYPRYMVGETTTIDLLNRREPDFFLAVAADPGVQFPGYSIRHLVDIPVVQIDTHWGPYTELSDIVLPSTRIGVETEGTGYRMDSIPLFMKKVVEKPENCHSDWWILNQLKQRVNSLKQKDGAL from the coding sequence ATGGAACATAAACCTATAACAGATTATGATGAAGAGGTAAGACACTGCTGCTGTTCCTATTGTGGAAACAACTGTGACGACATAACATATCTCCTGAAGGATAAAAAAATCGTGGGAGTACGACATGCCTGTAGATTGGGTGCAAGTAAAATAATAAACGACCAGGATCAAAGATTGCTAAATCCAATGATACGCAACACGGATGGAATACTTGAAGAAACAACATGGGATATTGCACTTGATAAGGTGGCTACTTTGCTGTATAACAGTCAACGGCCGGTATTATATGGATGGGGAGAAACATCAGTAGAGGCAATAAAGGAGGGAATATCACTGGCAGAAAGTACTGGTTCTGTAATAGATAACCAGTCAACAATCTGTCACGGAACTTCCATACAGGCATTTCAGAATGTGGGTCATCCTGTAATGACGCTGGGAGAAGTAAAAAATCGTGCCGATGTAATAATATACATAGGAACAAATCCAATGGATGACCATCCAAGACACTTATCCCGATACACCACATTTGCGCAGGGCTATTTCAGACCAAACGGACGTGATGACAGAACAGTAATAACGCTGGATCCCAAATACACAAACACCGCCAAGGTATCTGACGAGTGGATACAATTCAATATGAATGAGGACTATGAACTCTTTAATGCAATGAGAATGGTCTTGAAGGGCAATAAGTTGGATGTTGACGAAGTGGCAGGAGTTAAAAAAGAAAAAATATATGAACTGATAGATATCATGAAAAATGCCGAATGCGGTTCATTGTTCTTCGGACTGGGACTGTCACAGACATTGGCCAAACAAAGAAATGTGGACATATTGATTCAATTGATTGAAGACTTAAACAGGTATACAAAGTGGGCTATGCTGCCTATGAGGGGATTTTTCAACGTAAACGGTTTCAACATAGCCATGACAACACAGACAGGTTATCCGTATGGAGTTGACTTCTCAAGAGGATATCCACGATACATGGTTGGAGAAACAACCACAATTGATTTACTAAACAGGAGAGAACCGGACTTCTTTTTAGCGGTGGCCGCAGATCCAGGAGTTCAATTTCCGGGTTATTCAATCAGACACTTGGTTGACATACCGGTTGTACAGATAGATACCCACTGGGGACCGTACACGGAATTATCTGATATAGTTCTCCCAAGTACACGAATAGGTGTTGAAACGGAGGGTACCGGATACAGGATGGATTCAATTCCACTATTTATGAAAAAGGTAGTTGAAAAACCGGAAAATTGTCATTCCGACTGGTGGATATTAAATCAGTTAAAGCAAAGGGTTAACTCCTTAAAACAAAAGGATGGGGCATTATAA